The following proteins are encoded in a genomic region of Chryseobacterium cucumeris:
- a CDS encoding S8/S53 family peptidase, producing MDIKKLFSTNVNISPGGAKLLRNAAAAFLGLYSYAFYGQVQKLDSRFDILLKNKENIANGRSVKDLERPDMKLDKHLVVTSKGAQTMYSCIIYTKEPEKLKADGFIIQSQLPAFSTALVTIEDIERLMQLPYVTSVMAPEFDELHNDVSRAQSGASLLQDGVFNNTAYNGTGVLVGIYDSGIDWKHPDFRKANDQTKSRIVSIWDQTLTAQAGETAPVGFSTGVEYTRAQIEDELDGTPTGFVRENDINGHGTHVSGTAAGNGAAFADKRHKGFSSDADIVFVKGGNGSFPTTNTINALTYFKNVATALNKPIVVNMSIGGQSSAHDGTSSHEVAVNSFTTSGAGRVVVISAGNDYGANLHRKVDIAAGAAQTYNFTVASNTSAASVFSFIMYANDNTPVTAKLTTPDGQQYTQNISTNTAHTILGGGLTATMYNYWSNDNNKRYVQLVVTRTSGTTNVQGNYSLEITNNGTQQITAHGWLYSQGVQTTLQNGDNEYIVGSPGNASNAITVASYMGRASWYSGASGYFTLTPQESISSFSAQGPRVDGVQKPDIAGSGQNVISSRSADSAPGSTDIIAGTNYYVKNQGTSMSSPGVAGAVGLLLQANPSLTAAQVKARLTSNARMDGATGTVPNMRWGYGKLDIYKAVTDELGCVKSNFETVGYDEPYIIANTESNYYFDNIALAVRYTPTLTGKLGGFSFLTGTSLPSDIPVDIQIRKVDANGNPGDIIATKTITSWLNNVQRFTWNYVNLSDLNIQMVTGKEFYIVVNGLGGRIAMKAENAVVNNRSKTSTDGTTWTSRTFDLKMRAVVYENVAEVKNLATSNQTKASTVTNGYNYFTNSCQLISRIEKETASTVTGNVTAKVWIDNAQPNYVARRYEINSDANTTTATGKVTLYFKQSDFDAYNLSNAVKLPTSPTDVANKANLLIEKYTGTSTTGTVASFGGTATIITPNIADIIWNDTYQYWEVSFQTAGFGGYFVKTGTTLGTADVKLNSEVNITPNPAKDFVNVSLGRYSKGAVTIYDASGKLVKTVNVDKNSGKIDVSELVRGTYLFTIALDDNTKITKKVMKQ from the coding sequence ATGGATATTAAAAAATTATTTTCTACAAATGTAAACATTTCACCCGGAGGAGCGAAGCTTCTCAGAAATGCTGCAGCAGCGTTTTTAGGATTATATTCCTATGCATTTTACGGACAGGTACAAAAACTTGACTCCCGGTTTGATATTTTATTGAAAAATAAGGAAAATATTGCCAATGGAAGATCTGTTAAAGATTTGGAACGTCCTGATATGAAACTTGATAAGCATCTGGTAGTGACTTCAAAGGGAGCACAAACCATGTATTCATGTATTATTTATACCAAAGAACCGGAAAAACTGAAAGCAGACGGTTTTATTATTCAGAGCCAGCTGCCGGCTTTCTCCACAGCTTTGGTTACCATTGAAGATATTGAAAGACTGATGCAGCTTCCTTATGTAACCTCTGTAATGGCGCCGGAATTTGATGAACTTCATAATGATGTGAGCAGAGCTCAGTCCGGAGCAAGTCTTTTGCAGGATGGAGTTTTCAATAACACCGCTTATAACGGTACAGGTGTTCTGGTAGGAATTTATGACAGTGGAATAGACTGGAAGCATCCTGATTTCAGAAAAGCCAATGATCAGACCAAAAGCAGAATTGTTTCCATTTGGGATCAGACATTAACTGCACAGGCGGGAGAAACTGCTCCGGTAGGGTTTTCTACTGGTGTAGAATATACCCGAGCACAGATTGAAGATGAACTGGACGGAACACCCACAGGTTTTGTTCGTGAAAATGATATTAATGGTCACGGAACCCACGTTTCAGGTACAGCAGCCGGGAATGGTGCAGCCTTTGCCGATAAAAGACATAAGGGATTCTCATCTGATGCAGATATTGTTTTTGTAAAAGGTGGCAACGGGTCTTTTCCCACAACCAATACCATTAATGCTTTAACGTATTTCAAGAACGTGGCAACGGCTCTTAATAAGCCCATTGTCGTTAATATGAGTATCGGTGGTCAGAGCAGTGCCCACGACGGAACCTCCAGCCATGAAGTAGCAGTGAATAGTTTTACCACTTCAGGAGCGGGAAGAGTTGTTGTGATTTCTGCAGGAAATGATTACGGAGCTAATCTTCACAGAAAAGTAGATATTGCAGCCGGTGCGGCACAAACATATAACTTTACCGTAGCAAGCAACACTTCCGCAGCTTCAGTATTCTCATTCATTATGTATGCCAATGACAATACTCCCGTTACTGCAAAATTAACCACTCCGGACGGACAGCAGTATACGCAGAATATCAGTACAAACACTGCTCATACTATATTAGGAGGAGGTCTTACCGCAACCATGTACAACTATTGGAGTAACGACAACAATAAAAGATATGTACAGTTGGTAGTGACCAGAACCTCCGGAACCACCAATGTTCAGGGGAATTATTCATTGGAAATTACCAACAACGGAACCCAGCAGATCACAGCCCACGGCTGGCTGTATAGTCAGGGAGTGCAAACCACCTTACAAAACGGGGATAATGAATATATTGTAGGATCACCGGGGAATGCTTCCAACGCCATAACGGTAGCTTCTTATATGGGAAGAGCTAGCTGGTATAGTGGAGCAAGCGGCTACTTTACACTTACTCCGCAAGAATCCATCTCTTCATTCAGTGCACAGGGGCCAAGAGTAGATGGTGTCCAGAAACCGGATATTGCAGGCTCAGGACAGAACGTGATTTCTTCCCGATCAGCCGATTCCGCTCCTGGCTCAACAGATATCATTGCCGGAACCAATTATTATGTAAAAAACCAGGGAACAAGTATGTCTTCACCAGGGGTAGCAGGAGCTGTCGGCTTACTGCTTCAGGCTAATCCTTCATTAACGGCAGCCCAGGTGAAAGCACGTCTTACTTCCAATGCAAGAATGGATGGGGCAACAGGAACTGTTCCCAATATGAGATGGGGATATGGGAAATTAGATATCTACAAAGCTGTTACGGATGAATTAGGTTGTGTAAAGTCTAATTTTGAAACTGTAGGATACGATGAACCTTATATTATTGCCAATACAGAATCTAATTATTACTTTGATAATATTGCCCTGGCAGTAAGATATACGCCGACATTGACAGGAAAACTGGGCGGTTTTTCATTCTTAACAGGTACTTCTCTTCCTTCGGATATTCCGGTTGATATCCAAATCAGAAAAGTGGATGCCAATGGAAACCCAGGAGATATTATAGCAACTAAAACCATTACTTCATGGCTTAATAACGTTCAAAGATTTACCTGGAATTATGTGAACCTTTCAGATCTGAATATTCAAATGGTAACCGGAAAAGAATTTTATATTGTCGTAAACGGATTAGGAGGAAGGATTGCCATGAAAGCTGAAAATGCAGTAGTGAATAACAGATCTAAGACTTCTACAGACGGTACTACCTGGACTTCAAGAACATTTGATCTTAAAATGAGAGCCGTAGTGTACGAAAATGTTGCTGAAGTAAAGAATTTAGCAACTTCCAACCAGACGAAAGCCAGTACGGTGACAAATGGTTACAATTATTTTACAAATTCCTGCCAGCTTATCTCAAGAATAGAAAAAGAAACAGCCAGTACCGTAACAGGAAATGTAACAGCCAAAGTGTGGATTGATAATGCACAGCCCAACTATGTGGCAAGAAGATATGAAATCAATTCGGATGCAAACACAACCACAGCAACCGGTAAAGTAACCTTATATTTCAAACAGAGTGATTTCGATGCCTATAATCTGAGCAATGCAGTGAAATTACCTACTTCACCTACTGATGTTGCAAATAAAGCAAATCTTCTTATTGAAAAATATACAGGAACAAGTACTACAGGTACCGTAGCTTCTTTTGGAGGAACTGCCACAATTATTACCCCGAATATTGCAGATATTATCTGGAATGATACTTACCAATATTGGGAAGTGAGCTTCCAGACGGCAGGCTTTGGCGGATATTTTGTAAAAACAGGAACAACATTGGGAACAGCAGATGTTAAATTAAATTCAGAAGTGAACATCACCCCGAATCCTGCAAAAGATTTTGTAAATGTATCGTTAGGCAGATATTCTAAAGGAGCAGTAACTATTTATGATGCTTCAGGAAAATTGGTTAAAACGGTCAATGTAGATAAAAATTCCGGTAAAATTGATGTTTCAGAACTGGTAAGAGGAACGTATCTGTTTACCATTGCATTGGATGATAACACAAAAATTACGAAAAAAGTAATGAAGCAATAA
- a CDS encoding HupE/UreJ family protein — MQDFLFYLNLGWEHIISLDALDHQIFVLALIAVYSYSDWKKILILVTAFTIGHSITLALSILDIFRVPSDWVEFLIPLTIVLTSLDNIIMKNQKQTLMRANYYLALIFGLVHGMGFANTARVMIAKSQSIALPLLGFNIGLELGQIVIVFAILIVLFILLNLFKVNKKDWVLFVSSGVFALSLKMTLERIPF, encoded by the coding sequence ATGCAGGATTTTCTTTTTTATTTAAACCTTGGATGGGAACACATTATTTCACTGGATGCCCTTGATCATCAGATTTTTGTTCTGGCTTTAATTGCTGTTTATTCTTACAGTGACTGGAAAAAAATTCTGATTCTTGTTACGGCATTCACCATTGGACATTCCATTACATTAGCACTAAGTATTTTGGATATTTTCAGAGTTCCTTCCGACTGGGTGGAATTTTTAATTCCTTTAACCATTGTTCTGACCTCTCTGGATAATATTATCATGAAAAACCAGAAACAAACTCTGATGCGGGCCAATTATTATCTTGCATTGATCTTCGGCCTTGTTCATGGGATGGGATTTGCCAACACCGCAAGAGTAATGATTGCCAAAAGCCAGAGTATAGCCTTACCTCTGCTTGGCTTCAATATCGGGCTGGAGCTTGGCCAGATTGTAATTGTTTTTGCTATTTTGATCGTCCTTTTCATTCTGCTCAATCTTTTTAAAGTGAATAAAAAAGACTGGGTTTTATTTGTCTCTTCAGGTGTATTTGCTTTATCCCTAAAAATGACTTTGGAAAGAATTCCTTTTTAA
- a CDS encoding M1 family metallopeptidase, whose translation MKLKVVILSLSVFAYTGFTAQNIQNNPGSNHGNKFEQLGTILPTPNIYRTASGAPGHGYWQNRADYNITAYLDEDKRNLKGSETVTYYNNSPDDLDYIWLQLDENEHSSIRNAGYDTSSVLHPSTTDQQLKVTELPVKDNGYGVSLEKVTDVSGSPLKYTVNKTMMRIDLPKVLKKGEKFVFKVDWNYNIPNRIKMGGRGGYENFPEDGNDLYTMAQWYPRMCVYSDFQGWQNHQFTGRGEFALVFGDFKVSMNVPSDHIVGGTGECKNYDQVLTSDQLSRYRKAENASEPIEIVTLDEAKKAEKNHSKQRKTWVFEAKDVRDFAWTSSRKFVWDGMRVTIPENNNKVMAMSFYPKESYGLYRKFSTKAVAHTIKTYSEFTIPYPYPVAQSVEAANGMEYPMICFNFGRTEKDGTYSEGTKNGMIGVIIHEVGHNFFPMIINSDERQWAWMDEGLNTFTEYLTEEKWDNKFPSKRGPAWTIVDYMKLPKDQLEPIMSNSENIVQYGPNAYSKPATGLNILRETIMGRELFDKAFKTYAKRWAFKHPEPADLFRTMEDASGEDLDWFWRGWFYGTDPVDIAIDKVTVAVPDLETNPKAAAEVKYQVEKPLVNNFEDLSKIRNREDKNIKFYVDGDKDVQDFYYKYDRGQEKVDNNKQYSIKTEAGLPLDAKDKEKFKNITGYQIDFVNKGGLVMPIILEFTFEDGSKVYDKSAAQIWRLNEQKVSKTYYFDKKVKSIQLDPMRETADIDITNNFWSSTGAGTETSKFQLFKQKQEGGNVRGGSTGKVNPMQAAGKS comes from the coding sequence ATGAAACTAAAAGTTGTTATACTTTCACTTTCTGTATTTGCATATACAGGTTTCACCGCACAAAATATTCAGAATAACCCTGGCAGCAATCATGGCAACAAGTTTGAGCAGCTGGGAACTATTCTGCCAACACCCAACATTTATAGAACGGCATCAGGAGCTCCCGGTCACGGATACTGGCAGAACAGGGCCGACTACAACATCACCGCTTATCTGGATGAGGATAAAAGAAACCTGAAAGGTTCAGAAACGGTAACTTATTACAACAATTCGCCTGATGATCTGGATTATATCTGGCTTCAGCTTGATGAAAATGAACATTCCAGCATTAGAAATGCAGGATATGATACGTCATCTGTTCTTCACCCTTCAACAACAGACCAGCAGCTTAAAGTAACAGAACTTCCTGTTAAGGATAACGGGTATGGTGTAAGTCTTGAGAAAGTGACTGATGTTTCAGGTAGTCCTTTGAAATATACAGTCAACAAGACTATGATGCGTATTGATCTTCCCAAGGTTTTGAAAAAGGGTGAGAAATTCGTTTTCAAAGTAGACTGGAACTACAATATTCCCAATAGAATCAAAATGGGCGGCCGCGGCGGTTATGAAAATTTCCCTGAAGACGGCAACGATCTGTATACCATGGCACAATGGTATCCGAGAATGTGTGTGTATAGTGATTTCCAGGGCTGGCAGAACCACCAGTTTACCGGAAGAGGTGAATTTGCGCTGGTTTTCGGAGACTTTAAAGTTTCAATGAATGTTCCTTCCGATCATATTGTTGGCGGAACCGGAGAGTGTAAAAATTATGACCAGGTATTAACGTCTGATCAGCTGTCAAGATACAGAAAAGCTGAAAATGCTTCTGAACCTATTGAAATTGTAACTTTGGATGAAGCCAAGAAAGCGGAAAAAAATCATTCAAAACAAAGAAAAACATGGGTTTTTGAAGCGAAGGATGTTCGTGACTTTGCCTGGACTTCTTCCCGAAAATTTGTATGGGACGGAATGCGTGTAACCATTCCTGAAAACAATAATAAAGTAATGGCAATGAGCTTTTATCCAAAGGAATCTTATGGTCTTTACAGAAAGTTTTCCACAAAAGCGGTTGCTCATACCATTAAAACCTATTCGGAATTTACCATTCCTTATCCATACCCTGTAGCCCAATCTGTAGAAGCGGCCAACGGAATGGAATATCCGATGATCTGTTTCAACTTCGGAAGAACCGAAAAGGACGGAACCTATTCTGAAGGGACCAAAAACGGAATGATCGGAGTTATCATCCACGAAGTTGGGCACAACTTCTTCCCTATGATCATCAATTCTGATGAAAGACAATGGGCATGGATGGACGAAGGTCTGAATACTTTTACAGAATACCTTACAGAAGAAAAGTGGGATAATAAATTCCCATCCAAAAGAGGACCGGCATGGACGATCGTAGATTATATGAAACTCCCGAAAGATCAGCTGGAACCTATCATGAGTAACTCTGAAAATATTGTTCAGTATGGGCCGAACGCCTATTCAAAACCTGCTACAGGACTGAATATTCTTCGTGAAACGATCATGGGAAGAGAGCTTTTCGACAAAGCTTTTAAAACGTATGCCAAAAGATGGGCTTTCAAACATCCTGAACCTGCTGATTTATTCCGTACCATGGAAGATGCCAGTGGTGAAGACCTGGACTGGTTCTGGAGAGGATGGTTTTACGGTACAGATCCTGTAGACATCGCTATTGATAAAGTAACGGTAGCCGTTCCTGATCTTGAGACGAATCCTAAAGCTGCTGCTGAAGTGAAATATCAGGTAGAAAAACCATTGGTCAACAATTTTGAAGATCTTTCAAAAATCAGAAACAGAGAAGATAAGAATATTAAATTCTATGTAGACGGCGATAAGGATGTTCAGGATTTCTATTACAAATATGACAGAGGCCAGGAAAAGGTAGATAATAATAAGCAATATAGCATCAAAACCGAAGCTGGTCTTCCTTTAGATGCTAAGGATAAAGAGAAATTCAAAAATATTACAGGATATCAGATCGATTTTGTCAACAAGGGCGGATTGGTAATGCCTATCATTCTTGAGTTCACGTTTGAAGACGGTTCAAAAGTGTATGATAAATCTGCTGCACAGATCTGGAGGCTGAATGAACAAAAAGTTTCCAAGACTTATTATTTTGATAAGAAAGTGAAATCTATTCAGCTTGATCCCATGAGAGAAACTGCTGATATTGATATCACCAATAATTTCTGGAGCAGTACCGGAGCGGGTACTGAAACTTCTAAATTCCAGCTTTTCAAACAAAAACAGGAAGGCGGAAATGTAAGAGGAGGCTCAACCGGAAAGGTTAATCCAATGCAGGCTGCAGGAAAAAGTTAA
- a CDS encoding LytR/AlgR family response regulator transcription factor, whose protein sequence is MANLTIVNVDDEYPALQLVKQYCDQLEEVELLASFQKPEEALAFLKTNKVDLVVFDINMPGINGVELLQQLPDPPLCIFLTLETKYAVKAFELDVVHYLIKPVDFETFKKAVNKARDFVQFKSSASSQQQEDFIMFKSNYVMNKVFLKDILWIQGFGEYIVLMTPLKKYMILERMSNFEEKFQHFGFIRIHKSYIVLSEHINSYNSSHVFLKNGDELPLGRTYKKNVKEHLS, encoded by the coding sequence ATGGCTAACCTGACTATCGTAAATGTAGATGATGAATATCCTGCATTGCAGCTTGTAAAACAATATTGTGATCAGCTTGAAGAGGTTGAACTGCTGGCTTCATTTCAGAAACCGGAAGAAGCACTGGCATTTCTGAAAACCAATAAAGTAGATCTTGTTGTTTTCGATATTAATATGCCTGGGATTAATGGAGTAGAGCTTTTGCAGCAGCTTCCTGATCCGCCGCTATGTATTTTTCTTACGCTGGAAACAAAATATGCAGTGAAAGCCTTTGAGCTGGATGTTGTTCATTACCTTATCAAACCTGTGGATTTTGAAACATTTAAAAAAGCAGTCAATAAAGCAAGGGATTTTGTTCAGTTTAAAAGCTCAGCCAGCAGTCAGCAGCAGGAAGACTTTATTATGTTCAAATCCAATTATGTGATGAATAAAGTTTTTCTAAAAGATATTCTCTGGATACAGGGATTCGGAGAATATATTGTCCTTATGACGCCGTTGAAAAAGTATATGATTCTGGAGAGAATGTCTAATTTTGAAGAGAAGTTTCAACATTTCGGTTTTATCAGAATTCACAAGTCTTATATTGTGTTATCAGAACATATCAATTCGTATAATTCCAGCCATGTTTTTTTGAAAAACGGCGATGAGCTTCCGTTAGGGAGAACTTATAAAAAGAATGTAAAAGAACATTTAAGTTAA
- a CDS encoding sensor histidine kinase: protein MTYFTENYFLDSNQLVISIILNTIFNVGIYYLVYYYLVPRFYLSNKYPEFILYALILFLGSSLFRILWEPAVFQMDFSREGYHVGFLYNVYISQGIIILVGSFLGITKDKFLIEQDVISLGEEKDQLYLDLLKSKLNPHFLLNTLNNIYANSFTHSEKTSDSILQLSKLLKYIIYDSGKEKVTVSQEFSSLKALAALYQLKYNNQLDIVMDIEDQEEFEIAEIPSAILLTLFENALKHSAIGEDAHAFIKLFCHIERSELYFEIINSVGKDRTLVTESDYHGLGNEAIIHILEKFYPDQYEFYSGPKENDQYKIALTIIING from the coding sequence ATGACTTATTTCACCGAAAACTACTTCCTGGATTCAAATCAGTTGGTGATAAGTATTATTTTGAACACCATTTTCAATGTGGGAATTTACTATCTGGTGTACTATTATCTGGTTCCCCGGTTCTATTTATCCAATAAATACCCGGAATTTATTCTCTATGCTTTAATTCTTTTTTTAGGGTCAAGTCTTTTCAGGATTTTGTGGGAACCTGCAGTTTTCCAGATGGATTTCAGTAGAGAAGGCTACCACGTTGGTTTTTTGTATAACGTGTATATCTCACAGGGCATCATCATTCTGGTAGGCTCTTTTCTGGGAATTACCAAAGACAAATTTTTAATAGAACAGGATGTGATCAGCCTTGGAGAAGAAAAAGATCAGCTTTATCTTGATTTGCTGAAGTCTAAACTGAACCCTCATTTTTTGCTGAATACCCTTAATAATATCTATGCCAACAGTTTTACCCATTCAGAGAAAACATCTGATTCTATTTTGCAGTTGAGCAAGCTTTTGAAATATATTATTTATGACAGCGGGAAAGAAAAAGTAACCGTTTCTCAGGAATTTTCTTCCCTGAAGGCACTTGCTGCTTTGTATCAGCTTAAATATAATAATCAGCTGGATATTGTTATGGATATTGAAGATCAGGAAGAATTTGAAATTGCTGAAATTCCGTCCGCTATACTTCTTACATTATTTGAAAATGCTTTAAAACATTCAGCAATAGGAGAAGATGCTCACGCTTTTATAAAATTATTCTGTCATATTGAGCGCTCCGAACTGTATTTTGAAATTATAAATTCTGTCGGGAAAGATAGAACTCTTGTCACTGAATCTGATTATCACGGGTTGGGAAATGAAGCCATAATTCATATATTGGAAAAATTTTATCCTGATCAGTATGAGTTCTATTCCGGCCCGAAAGAAAATGATCAGTATAAAATTGCTTTAACAATTATTATCAATGGCTAA
- a CDS encoding DUF2490 domain-containing protein produces the protein MKINIKLTLILSLCLFNGLYSQSKDNYNMWFQYLMSAKLTDKSTLTALTQYRSFDLAYDTRLFLVNAYVDYEVAENIRPAAGAMFLILESYNTDDSKKIRYEKRPFQQVTADYYIGRTSVSNRLRVEERFLSNPDEFEVRLRYLISVRIPFNKKGEKEKLYGILKNEIRMNMDKAEPFDSNRITAGLGIKVGKNSALELAFINQMETGKTSNYGFIGFRNSFDWRKKKQQ, from the coding sequence ATGAAAATCAATATAAAATTAACCCTTATTTTATCATTATGTTTATTCAACGGACTTTATAGTCAGAGTAAAGATAATTACAATATGTGGTTTCAGTACCTGATGTCGGCAAAACTTACCGATAAAAGTACTTTAACTGCACTTACCCAGTACCGTTCCTTCGATCTGGCTTATGACACAAGACTTTTTCTGGTAAATGCTTATGTAGATTATGAAGTGGCTGAAAATATAAGACCTGCTGCAGGAGCTATGTTTCTGATCCTCGAATCTTACAATACTGACGATTCTAAAAAAATACGGTATGAAAAGAGACCATTCCAACAGGTGACTGCTGATTATTATATCGGAAGAACATCAGTTTCCAACCGTCTCAGAGTGGAAGAGCGTTTTCTCAGCAACCCCGATGAATTTGAGGTAAGACTCCGGTATCTGATCTCTGTCCGCATTCCTTTCAACAAAAAAGGAGAAAAAGAAAAACTCTACGGTATTCTTAAAAATGAAATAAGAATGAATATGGATAAAGCAGAACCTTTCGACAGCAATCGTATTACCGCAGGCCTTGGAATAAAAGTGGGAAAAAATTCTGCTCTGGAACTGGCCTTTATCAATCAGATGGAAACCGGAAAAACAAGCAATTACGGATTTATAGGCTTCAGAAACAGTTTTGACTGGAGAAAAAAGAAACAACAATAA